ACTATACCGCACCTTACTGATGTGTGTCTGATCCTGATCAGCTCTTTTTCCATCATCTGAGCAATGTCAGGTGTAGCAAATATATAAGCCTCTTTATCTCCTGCAAGTATATCGCCTATCTGATCACGCTCAATTCCCAGATTCATGATACTTCCGAGGTAGTCTCTGTGATTAAGATCATCTGCAAATTTGTTGTTAAGTGGCTTAATGTGAACACACTTTAGAACTGTGTTGTCAGCCTTTTCCGATACAAGAAAGGTCTCTTCATCCAGATAATCCGGAAGAAAACAGACCATTGCTCTCTCAGCATCTTCTGCTCCTCCGTACACTACATAACTTGCGCCGCAGTACTCATGAACATTTCCGGGAACGCCCTCAGACGCCAGAATCTGGTAGAACATCGCTATCTCAGATACCGAAAGGAAATCTGTATGCGTCACGAATCCGTTCAAATAAGCTCTGTTTGCCAGGTCTTTAATTCGACCTGCTAAAAAATCTCTTGTCTTTTCTTCCATTATCAATATTCCAACTTTGGTGTCCAGTAATTCTGTCCGTAAATATCAGTAAAGCAGTAGGTCTCGATTACCTTGCCCTCCCCAACAGGGAGATTTTCTATAACCATATCAGACATTGCTTTATCTACTGTAATCTGCTCTCCAAGATAATAATTCTGCTGGAAAGTCTGGTCATAGTTGTAGTAATCACAAACATAATCGATAGTATCACCTACATTTATCTCTGTAAGGTTCTTGGCTACAGTTTCTGTCTCACCTTCAATGTAATCAAAGCTTGCACCGGCTACATAGCCGTCTTCATTTTCCGAATCAAATATGAGGATGAGATTAGCTCTCTGACCGTTAAGTTCGCAGGGAACGCGGCCTGTAATTGCGTAGCTGTCACTGTCACCCTGAACATCAATTACATAAAAGGCAACTATCTGACCGTCTATAGCAAGCCATGTCTTATCCTCCGGAGCCAGAAGATTTCCCTCTTCATCAAATTCAAACGTAGTATCAAGTCCAAGATCAACATATCCTTCACCGTCATCATAGAACATGTTGAGCTTGAGATCATGAACAAGCTTCCACTGCTCTGCAGACAGCGAAATGCAGGTATAATCTTCTGCATTTGTAGTCCATACTAGAGCTGATGGGTCAAACTGGTGACTTGCAATATAATTTGCAGCCTGATCAACATCAAGGCCTTTACCAAGAAATCCTGTATTTGATGAAGAAAGCCCAGAAATACTGCTAAAGTCACTAGATAAAAATGTCGTCAGAAGCTGCGAAATCATCTCAGCTGATGCATTTCCACCGGCACTTGATGAGCCTGTGTTTCCAAGTGTTCCCAAAAGAGATGGCATTGGACTTGATGTTCCGCCCATTACCTGCTGGCCTGCAACTTCCAGAGAAGCAAAGTTCTGAATACACTTTGCATACTCCTCGTCCATTCCAATAGCTTCATAAGTTCCAACCATTGAATCAACTTTGGATGTCTTCTTATAAGGGAAGTAAATAGACAAACCATAAGCATTTGTCATATTGGAGCTTGTCTTATTATATTTGATCGCACCCTTAAGAGCAGTCGCTAATTCTTTTGCCGAAGGTGTTGCAATTTTGTTCGCAAAATCGATAAGATCGACCTGATCTATCTTGGATGAAGCTGCGAACTCTCTTGTGCTGCTACGGGCATCCGATATTGTTGCGAAGTCGTTTCCTCGGATCATCTCTGATGTATCTTTTGAAAAATCTGCAAGCTCCGAAGGAACTGTATAGGAAAGCTCTGCCAGGTCGATCAGAGAAAGTGTTGTCTTCTGTCCTGGGCAGTTCTGTGCACATGCACTGGTAAAAGAATCAATGATGTTTTTACCAATTTCTGTTGTCTCCATTGATGTGTTACTGCCAAGGGCTGTGAGCCAGTTAGTATAATACCAGCCTACGCCCGGTTCTGTCTCCTCAGAGGCAACAAGATAATCAGCATAGTTGGATACAACAAGCGCATTTTCTACTGTCGCCATAAGACATGTATCAAAGCCTACAAAGTCAAAAGTAACTCCGCCATCCTTAAGCGCTGTATTGATACCTGCAAGTGACATAGCACCTGCAGAAGAAAACTTCTCATCATATCCATATCCACCGGTGGATCCGCCGCCGTGATCCCAGAAAATAAGATCATATCTGTCAGCAGGATAGTTCTGCGCGCCCCACTTAATAAATCCGGAAAGTGTTTCAGGTTTGGTCATAGGTACGCTTCCGAGATTATCCTTGATGCAGATAAATTTTCCATCTTTTATCTGATAAATCTGGTTGGTAGAGCTTGAAACAACATTGTTTTGCCACTGCTTGGCTCCGCCTGTATAAACGATAAGATTTATCCTGTCATCAAATCTTGCTGAGAGCATCTCCTGAATATCCTTGGAAGCCATTCCGCCTCTTGATTCAAGGTCAGCTCCGCACATATATACCATGATGGTTATAGTATCCTGCCCGTTTCCCTTGATTGTAGTGCGCTTAGCCCTTGCTCCGCTTACTACGGAAGTATCAAGCTTACCAGTATTTGGTGTATCACTCCAGCTTGCTGAAGCCATACTTCCACCGGTATAGGAACTGCCTCCTCCCAGCATGGAACCAAACAGATCGAACATACTACTGTTATATCCGTTTGAAAATCCAGTCTGGGACTGACCTGTCTGAGAGGTAGTCTGCTGCGTTGTAGTCTGAGGCACTGCAACACTCTCATAATCAGTAGACGTATCACCACTTCCTCCAAGGAATGATGTAAGACCACCACCGCCTCCAAGTAGCAGGAAAATAATAACGATTATCATAAAGAGAGGACTTCTTCCGCCTGATCTCTTCATTCCTCCTGAACCTGATCCACTACCATTTCCGCCGCTTGAATAGCCGTTACTGCTTCCGACAGGACCGCCACCAAGGCCATCGCCTCTCTTATGTACGCCCGATCCGCCTTCTCCTATATTCTTTTTTCTTCCAATAGGCCTATCTGCCATTGTCTACCTCCAAAACACCCTATTATACTTACTTTTCAATCTGTCACTTATCTAATTGCCTGTAAAAATCAGCAACTGTCTTATGTCATATTATAGTATTTTTTTATTCATTAATCGAGGTAATAAGAGAGCATACATACTCTTCTGGCTCTGAGCAAAAAGAAAAAAGAGGATAGTCAGCTTTTATGCCCAACTACCCTCTTTGAAGTTTAGAACTACTTAAAATTATAATTTGAAAATGTCATGAATATTACTTGCCTACACTTATGAGTTTGCCGTTTTCGTCAAATGTGTATTTCTTGAAGTATCTTGTAATTGTCTCAGATACAGCAAGTGTTCCATCATTCTTGGCATAATATGTATCACCATCTACTGTAAACATATAATCCTTGGCAACTCTTCCGTTAGCTTTGCCGTAATACCTCTGTCCCTCATAGGTTGTAAAGCCCTTAACAGCCTTGCAATCAGAACCTAAGATATACTCTGAGAAGTATACTTCAGTCTTAATGTCATGCATGAGCCTTCCATCTGAATCAGGAATATAGTATTCTCCGTCTATTTCCAGAAGTCCGCTCTTTACAATCTTACCATTAGCCTTTGCATAGTACTTATCACCATTGTAATCGAAAAGACCTGTCACAAGCACTCCATCTTCGCCAAGATAATAATCTGAGCCGTATTCTCTGATTATTTCATTACTTGCGATCCTGCCTTCATCAAGAGCTCTGTACTTGTTATCTCCTACAGTAACCCACTTGTTTATAGCCATTACACCAGTATTTTCATCAAAGTATCTGAGAATACCATCAACTTCATGGAATCCTGTAAGCTTCTCACCATCTTCTGTTACAAGATAGTATTTACCATACTTCTTGATAAGTGTACCTTCATCCTCAGGCTCTTTTTCCAGATTGTCCTTGATAACAGCTATAAAGCTAAGTACAGGATCAGGATTTCCTGTCTTGGCAACTCTAACTGTAACCTGAGTATCTTCTGTAAGCTCAAAGCTGACTGTTTCAAGTCTTGCACTGTCACTTGAGCCAAGAGTGAAGTTCTGCCTTGCAAGCTCTTTGCCGGAAGCGTCAGTTACTGTGATCCTTGTAGGTCTGGATGTATTCCACCACTCCTGATATCCTGTAGCTACAGTGTACTGACCTTCCTCAAGTGTAAATACATAGTCGATTGGTTTATTTCCGGCTGCCCAGAATCCATGTCCCCAGATATCTGATCCGGAGTTCTTAAATCCTACATCATATTTCTCTGCATTTTCAGAGCTTCTCACTCCTCTATATCCTGAAACCTTAGTAGTAGCAAAGTCTTCATCTGCTGATGCATTACGGAGCTGTTTCTTAAGAACTGATCTTGCTGATGTAAGATAAGAAGCCTCTTCATCGCCCAGAACATTTCTTGATGCACTGTCGTAGAAATAGATCATCTTCTCAGGGATCATACTTACAGTGATTGCAAAAGATCTGTTGAAATCAGCAAGTGTTCCTGTAATCTCGACATCACCTACAAGTCTGGCTGAATTTGTATTCCATGTAACTGCCTTTGTAACTGTGCTGCCATCTGAAAGAGTAAGCTCAACCTCTGAAGGAAGCTTTTCTTCCAGGTCTTCCTTTGAAAGAGCATACTCAGGAAGCTTTGTGTTGATTTCAAATACGCCCTTGTTCTCAAGCTCATCAAGTGTCCAGTTAGAATAACTTCTAAGAGCAATCTTGTTTCCAGCCAGGAATTCTACAGGAAGCCATACATATCTTGATTCGCTCAGATCACCTGAATTCCATCTGTCTCCCATATAGATGAACTTGCCTGCTGCAGCATCTACAGGAAATACGCAAGTTGACTGTGTTCTATAGGTTGTGTTTGCACCATCATCTGTACAAGGGTTATTTACTGTTGTCCAAGGTCCAAGTGGACTGCTTGCATATGCGTAGCTGGCCGGGTTTGGATCCCATCCTGTACATCCTGATGTGATCATGTAATATGTTCCGTTATACTTGAACATTGCAGGAGCTTCTCTTGATGCACCGGCAAAGTTAAGTGTGAAGTCCTCACCAAGAACTGCATGCTTCTGATCTTTGGCAAGATATGTATACTCATCGTTGAGCTTGGCAATATACATATTTGTATTGCCGTCTGAAGAATACATAACATAAGCTGTTCCGTCATCATCCTTGAAGACGTTCATATCTCTTACAGAACCCCATGCTGATTCATCGCTATCCCACTGATGATCTGCTGTCTCTGAGTAGTTGAGCTTATATGCTCCAAGGAACTTAAATGGTCCAAACGGTGAATCTGAAATAGCAACTCCGGCTTTAGCCTTACCATAATTAGAGCCTGTAGGATTGCTCTTTGTATTGCCATCGCAGTGCCACCACATTACATACTTACCGGTCTTGTCGTTATAGAGGACTTTAGGCCTTTCCATAACTGTTCTGTCAGCTGCGATATTCCAATAAACTTCTTCAAGCTTGTTGTCATACTGTGAATCATCTGCAGCCTGATCCTTGTAATCAGAGTACAGTGACGCAAAATATTTGTCTTCTTCAAAGATTGAAAGATCTGCTTTATAGCCGGCTTCTTTGAATTTGCCATAGTCTTCATCTGCAATAGGTATTGCTCTAAATGGTACGCCTTCATCAGTCCAGTTATAAAGGTCTGTTGAAGTATAAAGATGAACACCTACAACAGGCTGATAGTCATATGTCTTATCTTCACCATACCAGTAATACTTGGTAACTCCATCAATTGTGAACTGCTGGATCTGTCCGCCATGGGCCTGTACAAGGATTCCATTATTATCATAAAGTGGAGCTCCCTCTACACCTGTTATGGATGAATAAGTAACAACAATTGCCAACGCTTTAAATGCCTCTTCAAGATCCTTATAAGCCTTCTTAATAGCAGCAACATCAGTTGATTTAACGTCAATAAGTGCCTGTGCTTTGACTACTGCTTCTTCAAATACAGCAAGGCTCTTTTCTGAATAAACTTTTCCTTCCATTTCCGCTCTGTATTTGTTAATTGCAGAGATCAGTGTTTCGTAAGTATACTCAGGTACTGCTTTAACAATTACATAGCTAAGAAGCGGGTCAACATAAGAACTTGTTCTGTTAGTAGCGTATGCGTACAGATTAAGTGTTCCGTCTGTAACTTCTACATTATATGTTCGCTCAACAAGTGAACCCTGTCCAAGATTAAGACCTGATTCAACGTTTACACCTTCAAGATCATAGCTTATATCTCTTGCACTCCAAGGGCTCTTAACACCGATAGTAACAAGATATTCGTTATTGCTTCTGTCAGGAAGCTCGAAGCTGTAGTACAGTCCACTTACGCCCTTTTCATATGTCCATCCCTTATCTGACATATAAGCATAAGTTCCTGTAAGAGTTCCATCTGATGCACCGCCATTTACTCTTACACCGTAGGAAGGATCTGTGCCATATCCCCACTTAAGCCCTGTTCCTGCATCAACTGCATCTTCCTGATCAGTTACTGACTGATATAGACCAAGCTTATATCCTTCAGGAACCTGAGTTGTTTCTTTACTTGCAACATCTACAAGATAGAGTACATAGTCATTTGCAGCTATTTCTTCCTCTGAGAATACGTTTCCATCTGTTTCTACAAATTCAGAAATCTCTTTTGCCAAAAGATCTACATCTTCCTGTGTTGTAGCTGCTCTGAGCATCAGTCTCTGTGCTCTTTCAAAAAGAGAATGAAGACGAGCTGACTTGGACTCTGAATAGTCAGATGTATCCATGACCTGAGCCTTTGCAAGAACGCTCTTTAATTCATCCAGATTCAAATTCTTCTGAATTCTGATAAATGAAAGAACAGGATCAGGACCACCGTTTTTCCTTACAGAGAAAGTTACATTTCCTGCTTCCTCCTGGCTATAGCTGTAAACAGGTGTATTCCAGTTGTTATTACCGTTCTTGGTATTTGTATTACCTATGAGTGTTTCGCCACCATCAGTCACCGCATAAATTGACATAGGTCGTGACTGATTCCACCACTCCTTAAATCCAAAGGTAAGTGTGTAATTGCCAGCTTCAAGAGGAACTGTATAATCAATGCTCTGATTAGAATATGCATACCAGCCATATGCCCATGGGTCATCGTCCGAATTATTGTATGCACCGTAATCTGCAAGTCTTCCCCAGGTTCCATCGTACTTCTGATCAGAAACCTCGTTGAAGAGATCTGCATAGGAGTCCATTGTTCTGTAGGAAGTATGACCTACTTCGTTGTCGTTACAATCAATGTACCATGCCATGTTAGGATCAACGTACTTGATAGCATATGTTACTTCATATCCGTATCCATCAAGTGTTCCTGTAACCTCACTAGCTGTGGCAAGGTCTACATTTTCAAGATCCCATGTAACTTTTGCATTGATTGTATTATTCTTACTGGTCTTAACGCTTACTGTCTCCGGAA
The sequence above is a segment of the Butyrivibrio proteoclasticus B316 genome. Coding sequences within it:
- a CDS encoding YlmH/Sll1252 family protein, whose amino-acid sequence is MEEKTRDFLAGRIKDLANRAYLNGFVTHTDFLSVSEIAMFYQILASEGVPGNVHEYCGASYVVYGGAEDAERAMVCFLPDYLDEETFLVSEKADNTVLKCVHIKPLNNKFADDLNHRDYLGSIMNLGIERDQIGDILAGDKEAYIFATPDIAQMMEKELIRIRHTSVRCGIVNAADCDIEPKFEEISGSVASERIDAILAFVYHLSRSEAQKLIESESVFIDGRTAYSGGYDLKEGARVSVRGHGKFIYLGTSNTTRKGRLFISVKLFK
- a CDS encoding Ig-like domain-containing protein, producing MQRNWRRVLASVLGVTTAFTTAFTSGSAATVTTQAAEGKVDRTVKLSPAIASVFNDTDGDGFGEFQGFGTSLCWWANRVGYSDELTKQSATAFFDKEEGLGMTIGRYNVGGGDNVGESPEVPVNEKAYFYDTSSENLSYSGSKMSVSTNTSLADASYSKSDADFGLTSGQKVGSFNAIGWINNLDGEIGSGDNLHYLINSEEDGTYTIKMLFTLSGTNKRGVSIKVTSEDMTTYSHENKEAGTEGEVVVSGDDLEGDSKKDEAASEATSAEEKAADEAVTEASKEKDEVSEDSSDRASTASSEDISEEETKEETTDEAASEDSVNPVTDKESATDKLLAVTNGESKVYTVPSSEVNKNLVASGNNNMLYVVTFSDVELKAGVNKIDIGGADGDWCLDFVKMAVIKSGEEGVLPESSDFLHGAHIKRSDSIVPGYATDVTKINLEKHDAEYYETNFVRADFDCGYAWNYDWDADRNQMNVLIAAAQAAGDEFIGEAFSNSPPYFMTVSGCSSGGVDPNVDNLREDSYTAFACYMADVIEHWADEGVINFQSTTPMNEPYTNYWSAFNNKQEGCHFDIGESQSRILVELNKELEKKGIDILISASDETSIDTAITSFNALTDDAKEVVDRIDAHTYSGSNRAGLKALSESAGKNLWMSEVDGTFTAGTNAGEMRAGLGFAQRIITDVNGMMPSAWIMWDAVDVHIDSNNEFDTATRESVERTLSNGDGFWGIAIADHDTQELLLSKKYYAFGQFSRYIRPGYAIIGSSDSTVAAYDPKEGKVVIVAVNTAENDQTWKFNLQDFSEIGSKVTAIRTSGSRADGENWADVTASDDIVVDKATKNVTATLKANSITTYIVEGVVYDSSAESVVAVDDKNIYAAKGTLPVLPETVSVKTSKNNTINAKVTWDLENVDLATASEVTGTLDGYGYEVTYAIKYVDPNMAWYIDCNDNEVGHTSYRTMDSYADLFNEVSDQKYDGTWGRLADYGAYNNSDDDPWAYGWYAYSNQSIDYTVPLEAGNYTLTFGFKEWWNQSRPMSIYAVTDGGETLIGNTNTKNGNNNWNTPVYSYSQEEAGNVTFSVRKNGGPDPVLSFIRIQKNLNLDELKSVLAKAQVMDTSDYSESKSARLHSLFERAQRLMLRAATTQEDVDLLAKEISEFVETDGNVFSEEEIAANDYVLYLVDVASKETTQVPEGYKLGLYQSVTDQEDAVDAGTGLKWGYGTDPSYGVRVNGGASDGTLTGTYAYMSDKGWTYEKGVSGLYYSFELPDRSNNEYLVTIGVKSPWSARDISYDLEGVNVESGLNLGQGSLVERTYNVEVTDGTLNLYAYATNRTSSYVDPLLSYVIVKAVPEYTYETLISAINKYRAEMEGKVYSEKSLAVFEEAVVKAQALIDVKSTDVAAIKKAYKDLEEAFKALAIVVTYSSITGVEGAPLYDNNGILVQAHGGQIQQFTIDGVTKYYWYGEDKTYDYQPVVGVHLYTSTDLYNWTDEGVPFRAIPIADEDYGKFKEAGYKADLSIFEEDKYFASLYSDYKDQAADDSQYDNKLEEVYWNIAADRTVMERPKVLYNDKTGKYVMWWHCDGNTKSNPTGSNYGKAKAGVAISDSPFGPFKFLGAYKLNYSETADHQWDSDESAWGSVRDMNVFKDDDGTAYVMYSSDGNTNMYIAKLNDEYTYLAKDQKHAVLGEDFTLNFAGASREAPAMFKYNGTYYMITSGCTGWDPNPASYAYASSPLGPWTTVNNPCTDDGANTTYRTQSTCVFPVDAAAGKFIYMGDRWNSGDLSESRYVWLPVEFLAGNKIALRSYSNWTLDELENKGVFEINTKLPEYALSKEDLEEKLPSEVELTLSDGSTVTKAVTWNTNSARLVGDVEITGTLADFNRSFAITVSMIPEKMIYFYDSASRNVLGDEEASYLTSARSVLKKQLRNASADEDFATTKVSGYRGVRSSENAEKYDVGFKNSGSDIWGHGFWAAGNKPIDYVFTLEEGQYTVATGYQEWWNTSRPTRITVTDASGKELARQNFTLGSSDSARLETVSFELTEDTQVTVRVAKTGNPDPVLSFIAVIKDNLEKEPEDEGTLIKKYGKYYLVTEDGEKLTGFHEVDGILRYFDENTGVMAINKWVTVGDNKYRALDEGRIASNEIIREYGSDYYLGEDGVLVTGLFDYNGDKYYAKANGKIVKSGLLEIDGEYYIPDSDGRLMHDIKTEVYFSEYILGSDCKAVKGFTTYEGQRYYGKANGRVAKDYMFTVDGDTYYAKNDGTLAVSETITRYFKKYTFDENGKLISVGK
- a CDS encoding clostripain-related cysteine peptidase; protein product: MADRPIGRKKNIGEGGSGVHKRGDGLGGGPVGSSNGYSSGGNGSGSGSGGMKRSGGRSPLFMIIVIIFLLLGGGGGLTSFLGGSGDTSTDYESVAVPQTTTQQTTSQTGQSQTGFSNGYNSSMFDLFGSMLGGGSSYTGGSMASASWSDTPNTGKLDTSVVSGARAKRTTIKGNGQDTITIMVYMCGADLESRGGMASKDIQEMLSARFDDRINLIVYTGGAKQWQNNVVSSSTNQIYQIKDGKFICIKDNLGSVPMTKPETLSGFIKWGAQNYPADRYDLIFWDHGGGSTGGYGYDEKFSSAGAMSLAGINTALKDGGVTFDFVGFDTCLMATVENALVVSNYADYLVASEETEPGVGWYYTNWLTALGSNTSMETTEIGKNIIDSFTSACAQNCPGQKTTLSLIDLAELSYTVPSELADFSKDTSEMIRGNDFATISDARSSTREFAASSKIDQVDLIDFANKIATPSAKELATALKGAIKYNKTSSNMTNAYGLSIYFPYKKTSKVDSMVGTYEAIGMDEEYAKCIQNFASLEVAGQQVMGGTSSPMPSLLGTLGNTGSSSAGGNASAEMISQLLTTFLSSDFSSISGLSSSNTGFLGKGLDVDQAANYIASHQFDPSALVWTTNAEDYTCISLSAEQWKLVHDLKLNMFYDDGEGYVDLGLDTTFEFDEEGNLLAPEDKTWLAIDGQIVAFYVIDVQGDSDSYAITGRVPCELNGQRANLILIFDSENEDGYVAGASFDYIEGETETVAKNLTEINVGDTIDYVCDYYNYDQTFQQNYYLGEQITVDKAMSDMVIENLPVGEGKVIETYCFTDIYGQNYWTPKLEY